GACGCCAGTTTGCGCAAGGTGGACGCGCTGATGAACGACATCAACCGGAAATGGCCGTTTGCCCGCGAGACGGAGATCAAGCTGCCATGACGATGCACACCCCCGTTGCTTGCTCGCTGCGCGTAGCCGCATCCCCCTTCAAGGGGGCAACACCTGTGGCCCGGCGGAGCCGGTTCCACGGTGTTCCCGGGTTCGGGCACTTCGCGCCGGATGGCGCCCTTGCCGCATCTCCATGGCAACGGATCGCTCGCTGGGCCGTTGTGGTCCTGGGGCTGGCGCTGGCGGCCTGCGGCAACAACCCGCCCGCGCCCGACTGGCAGATGAATGCCAAGGGCAGCAGCGAGCGTGCTGCCAACGCCTGGCTCGGGGGCAACAACCGGGTGGAAGCAGCGGAGTTCGCGCGTGCGCGCAGCGAGCTCGCGCGCACGGGGCGGGCCGACCTGCTGGCGCGCATCGAGCTGTTGCGCTGTGCCACGCGTGTGGCGGCGCTCGAATTCGAGCCTTGCACCGGGTTTGACGCGCTGGCCGCCGATGTCGCGCCGGCCGAACAGGCCTATGCGCGTTACCTGGCGGGCGGTGCCACGGCGGCCGACGTGCGCCTGCTGCCCCCGGCCCATCAGGCGGTGGCGCAGGTGGTCAACGCGCCCGATGCTGCGCTGGCCTCAATCGAAGAACCCTTGTCGCGTCTGGTGGCCGCCGGTGTGCTGTTCAAACGGGGCGTGGCCACACCCGGCGTGATCGCCCAGGCGGTGGACACGGCCTCGGCACAGGGTTGGCGCAGGCCCTTGCTGGCCTGGCTGAAGGTGCAGCAGCAGCGCGCACAGGCCGGTGGTGCGGCGGACGAGGCGGCGCGGATTCAGCGGCGCATTGAGCTGGTGCTGGAGACCGGTGCCGCCACGGTGCCCGCGCCGGCGAAGTGACGCGGGCGCGTCCAGCGCCGCCCATGAAAAAGCCGGGCAGATGGTGACACCTGTCCGGCTTCCTGCATGTTGGTGGGGGCAGTAGGATTCGAACCTACGACCTACTGATTAAGAGTCAGCTGCTCTACCAACTGAGCTATACCCCCTGGGCGATGGTGGAGACGAGGAGGATCGAACTCCCGACCTTCGCATTGCGAACGCGACGCTCTCCCAGCTGAGCTACGTCCCCAGAAGCCGCAGATTGTAGCAGCCCTTTGCGGGGCTTCCGGCCGGTACAAGGTGGCTGGCTCGCCATTTTTGAGGCGATGCGAACGGCGCCACCGTCGGCCGGCTGGCCGGCCGAGCGATCACGCCATGCCGTTGCGGCTGGCGAGCTCCACGAACAGGGCCGAGTGGTCCAGGTCGGCCAGACCGTGGTCGGCGGCCTGCGCGAACAGCTGTTCGAACAGCGCGGTGATCGGGGCTTCAAAGCCGATCTCGCGCGCCGTGGTCATCGCGTTGCGCATGTCCTTCAGTTGCACCGAGATGGCGCCGCGTTTGGCGAAATCGCGTTCGACCATGCGCTGGCCGTGCACCTGCAGGATGCGGCTATCGGCAAAACCACCGGTGATGGCCTGCCGGACCTTGGCCATGTCGGCGCCGCCTTTCTCACACAGCAGCAGCGCTTCGGCCACCGCGCCGATGGTGATGCCCACGATCATCTGGTTGGCGAGTTTGGCGAGCTGGCCCGAGCCGTGCGGCCCCACGTGGGTGGGGCGTCCCAGGTGCTCGAAGACGGGTCGGGCACGCTCGAAGTCCGCCGGTTTGCCGCCCGCCATGATGGCCAGCGTGGCCTGTTCGGCGCCCACCGTACCGCCGGACACCGGTGCGTCCAGATGCTGTACACCAATGGCGGCGAGCCGGGCCGCGTGGTCGCGCGCCTGGCGCGGCTGGATCGACGACATGTCCACCATCAGCGTGCCGGGGCGCAGTCCATCGGTGGTGCCCTGCCGGAACAGCACGTCTTCGACCACCTTGCCGTCTTCGAGCAGGGTGATCACCAGATCGGCCTGCGCCACCGCCAGCGCCGGGGTGTCGCAGACCTGGGCGCCAAAGGGCCGCAGGCGTTCGGCCTTGGCGGGCGAGCGGTTCCAGGCGCTCACCTGGTAACCGGCCTCGCACAGCCGGCGGGCGATGGGCCAGCCCATCATGCCGATGCCGAGCACGGCGATGTTCTGAACAGGGGAGGGGGTTAGGGTGTCTGGGGTCACGGAAGAAAAAGGGTGAAAGGGAGCATCGGGCCCCCGGGAAAAATTGTAGGTGGCGCTGCCGGTGCGACAGCGCCGTCAGGGCAAAAAAAGCGGGTTCCAGGCCAGGCCCGGAACCCGCACCAAGTGGTTCATCGAACCACGGAGTTGTCGGGTGCCACGGCGGCGCCGGTGTGGGCGTCCATCTGTGCTTCCAGATGGGCGCTGGCCTGACCGCTGTGTTGGCGCATCAGGGTTTCGGCGCGCTCGGCGTCGCCGGAGGCCACCGCCTGCGCCATGGCCTCGTGTTCGTCCCACACCGATGCGCGCAGGCTCGACGATTGCAGGGCCTCGCCCATGGCGCGGCGGATGTGGTGCCAGTGCAGCAGGGCGCTCTGTTCGATCAACGGGTTTTGCGAGGCCTGGTACAGCGCGCGGTGAAAGGCCAGGTCGGCGTCGATCATGGCCTTGATGTCGCCGGAGCGCACCGCGTCGCGCCCCTGCGCAAGCAGAGCGGGGTCGATGCGGGTGCGCCGGGCCGCCGCCAGCCGGACCGCCAGCGCATCCAGCGCGCCGCGCACTTCGTAGACATGGGCGATCCATTGCGCATCGAGCGGGGCCACCTGCAGACCACGGCTGCGGCCGCCCGGCCCGCCAGCGACCGGCGCGTCCTGCACAAAGCCGTCTTTCTTCAGCAGGCGCAGGGCCTGCATGACCGGCTGGCGCGACACCGCCAATTGCTCGGCCAGTTCTTCCTGGGTGATGCGCTGCCCAGGCGCGAGCGAGCCTTCGCTGATGGCATCGAGCAGCGCGCGGTACACCTGATCGGCCAGATCCGGGGTGGTTTCAAGCTGGAGCAGCTGGGCTGTCATGGGATGGTATTTTTGATGAATTCTGTACTCTGTATTCAGAATACACGAAACGGGCGACCCTGTCACAACACACCCCTGCATGACACAATCCGCCAACATGAAAGCACCCGCCCAACCCGATCCCGCCTGGCTCGACAGCCAGTACAACAACCGGGCGCTGGTGCCCGAACACGCCCGGCATTTCGAGCGCTGGGCCAGCGAATCGCAGGCGGCGCGCCAGCAGCTCGACGGCATGCTGGATGTGGCCTACGGCCACGGCGCTGGCGAGACGCTCGACCTGTTTCCCGCGCCGCGCCCGCACAACGCGCCACCCGCGCCGGTGCTGGTGTTCATCCACGGGGGGTACTGGCGCAGCCTGGACAAGGCCGACCACTCGTTTCTCGCCCCGGCTTTCGTGAAGCAAGGCGCCTGCGTGGTGGTGCCGAACTACGCGCTGTGCCCGGCGGTGGGCATACCCGACATCGCGCTGCAGATGGTCGGCCTGCTGGCCTGGGTGTACCGCAACATCGCCGTGCATGGCGGTGACCCGCACCGCATCACGGTGGCGGGCCATTCGGCCGGCGGGCAACTGGCGGCCCTGCTGCTGGCTTGCCGCTGGCGGGACGTGGGGGCCGACCTGCCCGACGCGCTGGTGAAAAACGCGCTGTCCATTTCGGGGCTGTACGACCTGGAGCCGCTGCGCCACACCCCGTTCCTGCGCGACTCGCTGCGGCTGACCCCGGCGCAGGTGAAAAAAGTCAGTCCGGCGCTGCTGCCGGCACCCCCCGTGCGCGAAGGCCGGGGCCTGCTGTACACCGTGACCGGCGGTGACGAAAGCAGCGAGTTCCTGCGCCACAACCGGATGATCCAGGAGGCCTGGGGCAACGACGTGGTGCCGGTGTGCGAAACCCTGCCGGGGCTGAACCACTTCAGCGTGCTCGAAGCGCTGGTACAGCCCGGGCACCGGCTGAACCAACTGGCGCTGGAGCTGCTGGAGGGGTAGGACCACCCCCGCGCCGCCTGCGGCGTCACCCCCTCAAGGGGGCGATGCGAGTGGCCCGGCGGAGCCGGTTCCACCGCATCCTCGGGTCAAGACACGTCACGCCGGAGGGGAAGTTGGTCCCAGGGCACTGCGGAACCGGCTTTGCCGGGCCGCCAGTGCCGCCCCCTTGAGGGGGTGACGCCGCAGGCGGCGCGGGGGTGGGCCTACATCACATTTGCGTTGTCTCCGCCCAGGATCACGTAGTTCACCTTGCGGATGTCCATCAGCTTGGTGCCGCCCGAATAGCTGATCGAGCTCTGCACGTCCTGTTCCATCTCAATCAGCGTGTCGGCCAGCTTGCCCTTGATCGGCTCCAGGATGCGCTTGCCTTCGACGTGCCGGTACTCGCCCTTGTTGAAGTCGCTGGCCGAGCCGTAGTACTCCTTGTAGAGCTCGCCGTCGACCTCGACCGTTTTTCCGGGCGACTCTTCGTGCCCGGCGAACAGCGAGCCGATCATGACCATGGAGGCCCCGAAGCGCACGCTCTTGGCGATGTCGCCGTGGCTGCGGATGCCGCCGTCGGCGATGATGGGTTTGGTCGCCACGCGAGAGCACCACTTGAGCGCGCTGAGTTGCCAGCCGCCGGTGCCAAAACCGGTCTTGAGCTTGGTGATGCAGACCTTGCCCGGGCCCACGCCCACCTTGGTGGCGTCCGCGCCCCAGTTTTCCAGGTCGATCACCGCCTCGGGCGTGGCCACGTTGCCGGCGATCACGAAGCTGGCGGGCAGTTTGTCCTTGATGTGGCGGATCATGTCGCGCACGCTGTCGGCGTGGCCGTGCGCGATGTCGATGGTGATGTACTCCGGCACCAGCCCCTCGGCGGCCAGCGTGTCCACGGTCGCGCGGTCGGCGGCCTTCACACCCAGCGAGATCGAGGCGTAGACGCCCGCGGTGCGCATGTCGCGCACGAACCGCACGTTGTCCAGATCGAAGCGGTGCATCACGTAGAAGTAGCCGTTCTGCGCCATCCAGAGGCTGATGCTCTCGTCCACCACCGTCTTCATGTTGGCCGGCACCACCGGCAGGCGGAACCGGAGCCCGCCCAGCTCCACGCTGGCGTCGCACTCCGAGCGGCTCTCCACGCGGCACTTGCGCGGCAGCAGCAGGATGTTGTCGTAGTCGAATATCTCCATAAAACCAGGCTCCAGGAAACTGTTGTGGATGAACAGGGAGAGCGCTTGGCTTGGGTCCGGCTTTCGGTTCGGCGGGAAGCCATCCGGCCAAAAAGAAACCGGGCGCAAGAATCTTGGGCCCGGTGATTGATTCTAGGCGCTCCGGTGCGGGTCGAACAGGGTGCCGGCCGGGCCGGGGGCTTATAGAGGTCATACGGCCGGACGTATGGACCCGGCGTGGCGCCGTGGCTTCCTACAATCGAACCATGCTGTTTGAAGAACCCGTTGCCTCCTCCCCGCTGCTCGCGGGCCTCAATGCCGAACAGGGTGCGGCCGTCACCTTGCCGGCCGAGCATGCGCTCATCCTGGCCGGTGCCGGCTCGGGCAAGACGCGCGTGCTCACCACGCGCATCGCCTGGCTGCTGCAGACCGGCCAGGTGACGCCCGGTGGCGTGCTGGCCGTGACCTTCACCAACAAGGCCGCCAAGGAGATGATGACGCGGCTCTCCAGCATGCTGCCCATCAACGTGCGCGGCATGTGGATCGGCACTTTCCACGGCCTGTGCAACCGCTTCCTGCGCGCGCACCACAAGCTGGCCAACCTGCCGCAGACCTTCCAGATCCTGGACACGCAGGACCAGCTCTCGGCCATCAAGCGGCTGTGCAAGCAGTTCAACGTGGACGACGAGCGTTATCCACCGAAACAGCTGCAGTACTTCATCAGCGGCTGCAAGGAAGACGGCCAGCGGCCGATGGACGTGGTCGCGCGCGACGAAGAGACGCGCAAGAAGGTGGAGCTGTACGCGCTGTACGAAGAGCAGTGCCAGCGCGAAGGCGTGGTGGATTTTGGCGAGCTGATGCTGCGCAGCTACGAAGTGCTGCGCGACAACGACCCGGTGCGCGAACACTACCAGCGCCGTTTCCGCCACATCCTGATCGACGAGTTCCAGGACACCAACCGCCTGCAGTACGCCTGGATCAAGATGTTCAGCACGCCACCGCTCGAAGGCCTCACGCCTTCGGGCAACGCGGTGTTCGCGGTCGGCGACGACGACCAGAGCATCTACGCCTTCCGTGGCGCGCGCGTGGGCAACATGGCCGACTTCGTGCGTGAGTTCCGGGTGCAGCACCAGATCAAGCTGGAGCAGAACTACCGCAGCGTCAGCAACATCCTGGACTCGGCCAACCAGCTCATCAGCCACAACAGCAACCGCCTGGGCAAGAACCTGCGCACCGACGCGGGCGCGGGCGAGCCGGTGCGCGTGTTCGAGGCCACCAGCGATTTCGCCGAGGCGCAGTGGATCGTGGACGAGATGAAGCAGCTCGCGCGCGAGGACATGCCCAAGAGCGAAATGGCCGTGCTCTACCGCAGCAACGCGCAGAGCCGCGTGGTGGAAACCGCGCTGTTCAACGCCGGCATGCCCTACCGCGTGTACGGCGGGCTGCGCTTCTTCGAGCGCGCCGAAATCAAGCACGCGCTGGCCTACCTGCGCCTGCTGGAAAACGCGAACGACGACACCAGCTTCCTGCGCGTGGTGAACTTCCCGCCGCGCGGCATCGGGGCGCGCAGCATCGAGCAGCTGCAAGACGTGGCGCGCACCAGCGGCTGTTCGCTGCACGACGCGGTGAGCGCCGTGACGGGCCGGGCCGGCGCGGCCATCGGCGGCTTCGTGGCCAAGCTCGATGTGCTGCGCGAGCGCTCGGTGGGCATGACGCTGTCCGAGATCATCGAGCTGGTGCTGGACCACAGCGGCCTGGTGGAGCACTACCGCGCCGAGCGCGAAGGGCAGGACCGGGTGGAAAACCTGGAGGAACTGGTGAGCGCCGCCAAGAGCTTTGTCGGCATCGAGGGCTTTGGCCGCGACGCGGTGGCGCGCACGGTGGATGCGCAGGGGCGGCCACTGACGCAGAGCCCGGTGAGCCAGGGGCTGGAGCCGGGGGAGCCCTCACCCCAACCCTCTCCCGCTAGCGGGAGAGGGAGTGAATCGCCCCCTCTCCCGCTGGCGGGAGAGGGAGGAGGTGAGGGTCTTCCCGCCCCCGACGCCGACACCGGCGAAACCATGAGCCCGCTCGCGGCCTTCCTCACACACGCCGCGCTCGAATCCGGCGACAACCAGGCCCAGGCCGGGCAGGACGCGGTGCAGCTCATGACGGTGCACGCGGCCAAGGGCCTGGAGTTCGACTGTGTGTTCATCACCGGCATGGAAGAGGGGCTGTTCCCGCACGAGAACTCCATGAGCGACCGCGACGGGCTGGAAGAAGAACGCCGCCTGATGTACGTGGCGATCACGCGCGCGCGCAAGCGCCTGTACCTCAGCCATTCGCAGACGCGCATGTTGCACGGCCAGACGCGTTACAACCTCAAGAGCCGCTTCTTTGAAGAGCTTCCCGAGAGCTGCCTGAAATGGCTCACGCCGCAGCAGCCGGCCTGGAGCGGTGCTGGCGCGGGATCGGGCGGCGGTGGTTGGCAGGGCGGTCGCGGTGGCTACGGCACGCGCGGTGCCGGTGCACCCGCCGTGCTGCAGCCCGCGTGGTCACCCGGCTGGGCCTCGGGCAGCGACCCCAAAGGCCTGGGGGGCAAGAGCAACCCCGAGCCCGACCGCGGCACCGACATCAAGGCCGGCATGAAGGTGTTCCACAACAAGTTTGGCGAAGGCAAGGTGCTGGCGCTGGAAGGCGCGGGCGCCGAAGCGCGGGCCCAGGTGAATTTCTCGCGGCACGGCGTGAAGTGGCTGGCGCTGTCGGTGGCCAAGCTCACGCCGGTGGACGACTGAGCTTCGCGCACAAAAAAGCCGCGACGGGCCAAGCCGTCGCGGCTGTAAAAAATCACGCGGTCTCTGATTGACGGGTGTCTCCGCGCAACCGGGGAGCATCCACGGCGTGCGCGAGGCACGCCGTTTCGGTCACATCAGAAGTCGTGGCGCACGCCCACGGCGAAGAGTCGCGTGTCGGCGGTCTTCACGCCGGCGCCGTCTTCCACCTCATGGGTGCGGTAGCCGGCGTACAGCTTCGAGCGCTTGGACAGCGTGTAGGTGGCGCCCAGGCCAAAGCCCGAGGCCTTGGACGAGGTGAAGCCGCCGACCTTGGTCTTGCTGGTGGCGAAACCGGCCGACAGGTTGATGGCGCCAACGGGCACGTCCACACCCACGCTCAGCTCATCGTCGTCGCCCGTGGCGTCGGTGCCGCTGCGGGTGTTGTAGCCGGCGGACAGCTTGGCCACGCCCAGGTCGTAGGC
This Hydrogenophaga taeniospiralis DNA region includes the following protein-coding sequences:
- a CDS encoding UvrD-helicase domain-containing protein; its protein translation is MLFEEPVASSPLLAGLNAEQGAAVTLPAEHALILAGAGSGKTRVLTTRIAWLLQTGQVTPGGVLAVTFTNKAAKEMMTRLSSMLPINVRGMWIGTFHGLCNRFLRAHHKLANLPQTFQILDTQDQLSAIKRLCKQFNVDDERYPPKQLQYFISGCKEDGQRPMDVVARDEETRKKVELYALYEEQCQREGVVDFGELMLRSYEVLRDNDPVREHYQRRFRHILIDEFQDTNRLQYAWIKMFSTPPLEGLTPSGNAVFAVGDDDQSIYAFRGARVGNMADFVREFRVQHQIKLEQNYRSVSNILDSANQLISHNSNRLGKNLRTDAGAGEPVRVFEATSDFAEAQWIVDEMKQLAREDMPKSEMAVLYRSNAQSRVVETALFNAGMPYRVYGGLRFFERAEIKHALAYLRLLENANDDTSFLRVVNFPPRGIGARSIEQLQDVARTSGCSLHDAVSAVTGRAGAAIGGFVAKLDVLRERSVGMTLSEIIELVLDHSGLVEHYRAEREGQDRVENLEELVSAAKSFVGIEGFGRDAVARTVDAQGRPLTQSPVSQGLEPGEPSPQPSPASGRGSESPPLPLAGEGGGEGLPAPDADTGETMSPLAAFLTHAALESGDNQAQAGQDAVQLMTVHAAKGLEFDCVFITGMEEGLFPHENSMSDRDGLEEERRLMYVAITRARKRLYLSHSQTRMLHGQTRYNLKSRFFEELPESCLKWLTPQQPAWSGAGAGSGGGGWQGGRGGYGTRGAGAPAVLQPAWSPGWASGSDPKGLGGKSNPEPDRGTDIKAGMKVFHNKFGEGKVLALEGAGAEARAQVNFSRHGVKWLALSVAKLTPVDD
- a CDS encoding GntR family transcriptional regulator; amino-acid sequence: MTAQLLQLETTPDLADQVYRALLDAISEGSLAPGQRITQEELAEQLAVSRQPVMQALRLLKKDGFVQDAPVAGGPGGRSRGLQVAPLDAQWIAHVYEVRGALDALAVRLAAARRTRIDPALLAQGRDAVRSGDIKAMIDADLAFHRALYQASQNPLIEQSALLHWHHIRRAMGEALQSSSLRASVWDEHEAMAQAVASGDAERAETLMRQHSGQASAHLEAQMDAHTGAAVAPDNSVVR
- a CDS encoding GMP reductase, giving the protein MEIFDYDNILLLPRKCRVESRSECDASVELGGLRFRLPVVPANMKTVVDESISLWMAQNGYFYVMHRFDLDNVRFVRDMRTAGVYASISLGVKAADRATVDTLAAEGLVPEYITIDIAHGHADSVRDMIRHIKDKLPASFVIAGNVATPEAVIDLENWGADATKVGVGPGKVCITKLKTGFGTGGWQLSALKWCSRVATKPIIADGGIRSHGDIAKSVRFGASMVMIGSLFAGHEESPGKTVEVDGELYKEYYGSASDFNKGEYRHVEGKRILEPIKGKLADTLIEMEQDVQSSISYSGGTKLMDIRKVNYVILGGDNANVM
- a CDS encoding alpha/beta hydrolase; its protein translation is MKAPAQPDPAWLDSQYNNRALVPEHARHFERWASESQAARQQLDGMLDVAYGHGAGETLDLFPAPRPHNAPPAPVLVFIHGGYWRSLDKADHSFLAPAFVKQGACVVVPNYALCPAVGIPDIALQMVGLLAWVYRNIAVHGGDPHRITVAGHSAGGQLAALLLACRWRDVGADLPDALVKNALSISGLYDLEPLRHTPFLRDSLRLTPAQVKKVSPALLPAPPVREGRGLLYTVTGGDESSEFLRHNRMIQEAWGNDVVPVCETLPGLNHFSVLEALVQPGHRLNQLALELLEG
- a CDS encoding NAD(P)-dependent oxidoreductase, whose translation is MTPDTLTPSPVQNIAVLGIGMMGWPIARRLCEAGYQVSAWNRSPAKAERLRPFGAQVCDTPALAVAQADLVITLLEDGKVVEDVLFRQGTTDGLRPGTLMVDMSSIQPRQARDHAARLAAIGVQHLDAPVSGGTVGAEQATLAIMAGGKPADFERARPVFEHLGRPTHVGPHGSGQLAKLANQMIVGITIGAVAEALLLCEKGGADMAKVRQAITGGFADSRILQVHGQRMVERDFAKRGAISVQLKDMRNAMTTAREIGFEAPITALFEQLFAQAADHGLADLDHSALFVELASRNGMA